DNA sequence from the Thiosulfativibrio zosterae genome:
CAGGTGATTAACTTTGTGCGTAAGCCATTAAATACTGGGCCTAATCAAAGTAGTTATCGCCGAGTATTGGGTATTGAAGATGCAACCCAAGTGCCCATTGTGCGTCGAGCGGATGTCACTGAAGATGCTGAAGCCGTGTTCTACTTCCCTGGGTGTGGTTCAGAGCGTCTGTTTAGCGATATCGGTTTGGCAACCATTGCTTCTTTATATGATGCAGGGGTGCAAACGGTCTTGCCGCCAGGGTATTTATGTTGTGGTTATCCGCAAGCTGCAGCCGGTTTAGCGCATAAGAGCTCACAAATCACCACTGAAAATCGTGCTTTGTTCCATCGTGTGGCCAATACGCTTAACTATTTGGACATTAAAACGGTCATCGTATCTTGTGGAACTTGTTATGACCAGCTCACCAAATATGAGTTTGAGCGTATTTTCCCAGGTTGTCGTTTGTTGGATATTCACGAATTTCTAACCGAAAAAGGCATGGGGCTAGATAACGCGACGGGTAAAAAATATTTGTATCACGCACCTTGCCATGACCCAATGAAAATCATGGATGGTACGACCGTCGCGAAAGACTTGTTAAAATCAGAAGTGGGGTTTTCAGATCGTTGCTGCAGTGAAGCGGGTACTTTGGCAACCAGTCGTCCAGATATTGCGCACCAATTGCGTTTCCGCAAAGAGGCTGAATTGACTAAAGGTTTAATCAGTTTAACGGGTGAGTCGCGAGTTAAAGATGGCAGCGTTAAAATTTTAACGGCTTGTCCTGCGTGTCAACAAGGGTTAAACCGTTATGAAGAAGCGACCGGGTTACAAACTGACTATATCGTCGTTGAGTTGATGAAAAACCGTTATGGCGACCACTGGAACAAAGAGTTTATTCAAAAGCTTGAATCCGGTGGCGTTGAGAAAGTTTTGCTGTAACTTTCGTTTAAGCTAAGCAATCCATTCAAACCGCACACTGTGCGGTTTTTTTTGAGGTTCAAATTAAGTTTTTAAGCGTTAAAACACCCTAAAAATGACCAGGCCTGGTTAAAATTGTGGCTATTTTTGAATCAAATTAGCCTTTCTTAATGTGTTGTTATTCTCGACAAAGAGTGGATATAATCAATTCATTACCACAAAGGAGGGGTTGTAATCATGTCTAAGTTATCAATGGGATGGCAACATGCAGTATTGATTGGCAGTTTGAGTTTGGTTGGCATCAGTCAAAGTTTTGCTAAAGATGCTGATGTTCAGCAACAAGATTTGTTGAACCAAAAAATTCAACAAATCAATGTGTTGACACAAGAATATGCTGCTTTAAAAGAACAGTTGGTCGCAGCACAAACGACAATTGGCGAAATAGAAAAAGAACAAGCAGAATGTTTAAAGCAGAATCGCGCTTATCGCAACCCATTGAGTTTATCTGGCATGAGAGATTGGCGGTTGGTTCAAAAACTTCAAGATTCAGCCATCTATGGACAAGATCCTAAGAAAACCTATTTGGGCGTTTTGGATTTTTATGGAAAACATCGCGATTCGATTTTTAACCCAGAGTCACCTTATGGTGATGTGAGAAATCCGAATTCAGTTTGGAATTTGAATGGTTATTTCGGTAATCCAAATTCTCCGGCATCTATACACAATCCTTACAGTAAATCTCCACCGTTGCTCAAAAAATTTGGGAATGAGTATGGCGCTATTACCGCAAATGCAGCCTATCAAGACCTTAAACCAGTCGATCCCACTTGGTTAAGACAGGTACAACCCATTGTTTTGGAATATTCTAAATAATGATGTAACAGAGTTGAAAAAAAAGCCTCTCAAATTTGAGAGGCTTTTTTATTTAGGCCGGTGACATTTGTAAGTAAGCGAGCACAACACCGTCTGGGTCTGCGCCATTGGTGGCTAGGCATTGAATACCCTGATCGGTTAATTTGTGGCTCATGCCTTGCCCCAAACTTTCGCTGATTAAACAGTCAATACCATTAAGAGGGTGGCTTGGGAGTTTGGAAAGAGGCAGTTTAAGCATACTGAAAATTTCATCGGCCTTGAGGTGGATATGCTCTTTTTTGAGAATCTTTCGATTCAAAGTTTCGTATACCAAAAAGCTGTTACAGCCAGCAGCTGGGCCAGAAATTTTTTGGGTATTAGCACTGGAAACGGCGATTTTCATACATGAGCCTTCAAGGTATTGACGAGTGTTAGAGCGCGAAACAGGTGTTTTTAAATTACGCTCAAGAATGTAGTCATAATATCATTAAAAACGCTTATAGATAAATTAATGATGTTTATTAGGGCTTATGCACTTTTCTTTATACATAACCCTTTAAAGCGCCACAAAAAAACCTCGCAAGCGAGGTTTTTAGACTGAACTTTTGAGAGGGTTTCTTTATAAAGAAACCACCGTCATGGTGCTGAGCCACCACATTAAAGCGATAGACCCAAACGTGAGAAATAATCCCCACAAGATAGCTTTGATTCCTGTCATGTTATTTTCCTTTGCCACTGTCTAGGGCTGCATAATAATCGGCTAAAGCGGTGATTTCGGCATCGGTTAAATCATGGGTAAATTGCCCCATGCCTTCGTGGATGTCATTGGTGCGATGGCCTGCTTTGTAAGCGTGCATGGTGCGGATAAAGTAATGCGGTGTTTGTCCAGCCAAAGCTGGTGTTACCTCATTACCTTCGCCGTGTGCACCATGACAAGAAGCGCAGGGCGTAATCATGCGACTGGCATCGCCCTTGCGCACCAAACGATCCACTTTGGCAAACTCAGTGGGTTTAGCGGCATCTGTTTTAGGCAAGGTTTGTTGTGCATAATAAACCGCTAAATCCGCCATATCTTGCTGTGATAAGGCATGTGCGGCGGCTTGCATGACTGCCGACTTGCCATCGCCTTCATGACGTAAACCCGATTGATAATCTAATAACATTTTAAAAGTGTATTCGGGGGTATTGTCCGCTAAATTAGGCACATTTCGAGAAGGTGCGATGCCGTGGGCGCCATGACAAGTCATGCACATGGCATCACGGTGCAATTTTTCGCCCTTAAGCGCATCCCCTAAAGGCATGGCACTTTGCGTGGCATTCCATTGTGGAAGAGTCCAAGGGGTTGCCAAATTTGCGCCATGTTCATTGGCAAGACTTAAATGAGCAAAAGCGCCCAAGCTTAAGGCAAGGGTACTGATGAATAGTGTTTTTTTCATGTTTTAACTCCTAGCCTTAACTAAACATATCTTTGCGGAAAGTGCGTTGCCAGTTTTTGGCCACTTCAGCGCGAATGCGATTGGTGTAAGGATTGTCTGAAACCGCTGAGGTACGCACTTGCGTGGCATAGCCTTTTTGCTTGGCATCATCAGTAAAGCGGAAAGTGGCGGTAATGGTCATGCCATAATCTTCGCCCGCCATCGCTACACAGTTATTAGTAATAAATGGTGTGCCAGGCTCGCGCCCCGCTAATAAATCATTTATGGCCGCTGCCACCACTTTGGCTTGGTTACTGGCGACATAACCAGTTTTAGGCATGGGAGAATCGACCATGTCACCAATCACATAGACATCCGGATGTACTTTGGAGGCAAAGGTTTTGGGCTCGTAAGGTACCCAGTTGCTACCTAGGGCTAGGCCGTTTTCAATTGCAAAGCGACCGGCTTTTTCTTCGGGGATGATGTTAATCACATCCGCTTTAATGATGTCGCCATTGGCGGTTTTCACACTTTTGTTTTGGGTATTCAGTGCCGTGACTATGCCGCCTTTTTTGGCTTGCACCCATTCAATGCGGGAGTTGTCTGTGCCAAAACCATGATGCTTTTTCCAATAATGCTCAAAATGATCTTTAAACACATAATCATCTTTAGAATCCAAAATGAGAATTTTGGCCGTAGGATTGGTGTTTTTCATCATATTGGCCACAAATGAAGCGCGCTCGTAAGGTGCTGGCGGACAACGATAAGGTATTCTGGGCGAGCTGATTAATAAAGTGCCGCCTTGTGGCAACGCATCAATCTGTTGCTTAAGTTTGGTGGTTTGCGGACCTGCTTTCCAAGCGTGTGGAAAATCGCTGGCTGCTAAGGTAGCGTTGTAACCCTCAACAAACTGATAATCGAAATCAGGGCCTGGTGAAACCACCAATTTGTCATAGTCAATCACTTGACCTTTAAGGGTACTGATTTGATGTTTTTCATAGTTTATTTCGGTGGCTATGTCTTGCACGACATCGACATTAAAACGACTTTTCAGTGTTTGGTAATTCACCGTTAAGTTTTCAAGCGTTTCATGACCCGACAAAATTTCATTACTGCCAGGGCAGAAAGTATAGGTTGGGTGAGGCTCAATCATGGTGATTTTGACATCGCTATTAGCCAAACGCATATATTTGGCAAAGGATGCGCCACCAATGCCGCCACCCACGATGACAATGTGCGCTGTATTTTTAGCATAGGCTTTTGAGGTTGCCCCTAATAAACCAGTGCTGGCCATGGCGCTGGCGCCAAACCATTTGATGAGTTCGCGACGGGTTAATTTACTCATGGTGGTTTCCTCCTTGAAAATCTGAGCGAGTCCACTCAACCGGCTCTTGTTGCGCAAAATAGTCTGCCATGGCTGAAATTTCAGCATCGGTAAAAACATAAGCCACATCATGCATGACGATGGTTGGGAAAGCATTCGCACGGTAATCTTTCATCAATTTGATAAAGTTTTCAGCCTTCATACCGGCTAAAGGGGGCATGGCTTCATTAAATTCGGCGCCTAGTGTGCCATGACACGCTGAGCAATTGTCGGCTAACATTTTGCCCGAAGGCATGGGGTAGGCTGCGACAATACTGTCAATTTGTGCTTGAGTCATCGGCTGGCCGCCTTCTGCAGCCTGTGCAGATGCTAGGCTTAGAAGGGTGATGCTCGTTGCGATTAAAGTTCTTTTAAACATAGTCATCTCCTTATTGCACCCAAGTCCAGATACCCGCTACGAAGAATTGAATGACCCACAGAATCATAATCCATAAAGCGATGGTTCCCATGCGATTAACCGCAGGGCTAGGTGTGTAAACCCCCACCGTTTGACCGGCTTTCCAAGCAATGGTTAGGTAGTAAGCTAAGGTGCTACCGCCGACGATGGCAAAGGTTAAGAAGAACAGGCCGGTTGAGTACCAGTCCATAACGATTTTGTAGTCCATAAAGTCGTAATGGAAAAAGTCATTTAGGATGCTGTAACGCAACATTTCACGCGAAGTCGCAACGATTAATCCAATCACTAAAGCTACGGGTAATGCCATGTAACTGCAAAACTTAGCTTCGCCTTGTAAGCGAACTTGCGCCCAGATGGCAAAGAACAATACCATCACGCCGCCAATAATGCCCCAGAAAGAGGTGGCAAAACTGCCTGCAGTTTCTGGCAAGGTCATCATCCAAGCAAGGTATAAAACGGTGGCAATCACAGAACCTACTTTAATCCAAGTTTTACCCAAATCGGCTGCCCAATTTAAATACCCCATGTCCGCATCTTCGCGCACCATTTTAAAACGGCGGTAGGTCACTAACATGGCGCCAGTAACTGGAATGGCCATTGAGATAAAGAAGGCAAAACGCCAAGGGTTAT
Encoded proteins:
- a CDS encoding FAD-dependent oxidoreductase, whose amino-acid sequence is MSKLTRRELIKWFGASAMASTGLLGATSKAYAKNTAHIVIVGGGIGGASFAKYMRLANSDVKITMIEPHPTYTFCPGSNEILSGHETLENLTVNYQTLKSRFNVDVVQDIATEINYEKHQISTLKGQVIDYDKLVVSPGPDFDYQFVEGYNATLAASDFPHAWKAGPQTTKLKQQIDALPQGGTLLISSPRIPYRCPPAPYERASFVANMMKNTNPTAKILILDSKDDYVFKDHFEHYWKKHHGFGTDNSRIEWVQAKKGGIVTALNTQNKSVKTANGDIIKADVINIIPEEKAGRFAIENGLALGSNWVPYEPKTFASKVHPDVYVIGDMVDSPMPKTGYVASNQAKVVAAAINDLLAGREPGTPFITNNCVAMAGEDYGMTITATFRFTDDAKQKGYATQVRTSAVSDNPYTNRIRAEVAKNWQRTFRKDMFS
- a CDS encoding c-type cytochrome, with product MFKRTLIATSITLLSLASAQAAEGGQPMTQAQIDSIVAAYPMPSGKMLADNCSACHGTLGAEFNEAMPPLAGMKAENFIKLMKDYRANAFPTIVMHDVAYVFTDAEISAMADYFAQQEPVEWTRSDFQGGNHHE
- a CDS encoding NifB/NifX family molybdenum-iron cluster-binding protein, producing the protein MKIAVSSANTQKISGPAAGCNSFLVYETLNRKILKKEHIHLKADEIFSMLKLPLSKLPSHPLNGIDCLISESLGQGMSHKLTDQGIQCLATNGADPDGVVLAYLQMSPA
- a CDS encoding c-type cytochrome codes for the protein MKKTLFISTLALSLGAFAHLSLANEHGANLATPWTLPQWNATQSAMPLGDALKGEKLHRDAMCMTCHGAHGIAPSRNVPNLADNTPEYTFKMLLDYQSGLRHEGDGKSAVMQAAAHALSQQDMADLAVYYAQQTLPKTDAAKPTEFAKVDRLVRKGDASRMITPCASCHGAHGEGNEVTPALAGQTPHYFIRTMHAYKAGHRTNDIHEGMGQFTHDLTDAEITALADYYAALDSGKGK